DNA from Methylobacterium currus:
ATGGCGCCGAGGAGGCGGCCGAAGGGCTCGACATAGCCGATCGTGGTCACCCGCATCGCCGGCCGGACGAGGTCGCGCTCCCGGACGAGCCGGCCCATCGCGGCGACCTCCCGGGCCCAGGCGAGGCTCATCGCCGGCTCGGTGGCGTTCAGGCCGCCCGAGAACGCCACATCGGCGTTCTGGACCGCCGCCTTGGCCGCCTCGGACCCGTGCCAGAGGGCGGCGTAGCGCTCGGCGGCCTCGCCGGTCTGGCGCGCCACCAGAACCGGCCCGATCACGCGGTCGAGGGCGGGCTCGCGCCGCAGGGACGCCGCCTGGCGGATCGCCATCGTGCCGGCGCGGCGCAGGACCGTCTCCACGAACGGATAGGCCGCCGTCACGGCGAGGAGCGTTGCGAGGATGACCGCCAGGGGCTCGCGCGGCCGGGCGGGCCGCCCGCCCAGGGCGCCGATAAGGGGGCCGAGCAGCAGGACGACGACGGGAAACAGCCCGAGATTGCCGGTCCCCTGGCTCTCGGTCGCCAGGACCGCGAGGATCGTCGCGGCGATCCAGAGCGGGCGCCGCCAGGCCCGCAGCCAGAGGATCGGGTGCGCGGCGGCCCGCCGCAGCGGCACCCCGGCCGCCCGCCCGCGCCGGGCGAGGAGCCAAGCCACGACGAGCGCGCCGCAGGCCAGGGCCGGCAGGCTGCGGATCGCCAGGGCGCCGAGGAAGTAGGTGCCGCCGCCGCGATTGATCCGCGCCATCTCGGCGATGTCGCGGCCGTAGCCCCGCACGACGCCCCCGGTGGCGAGGTCGATCGCCACGAGGCCGGCGACCAGCACTGTGACGGCACCAAGGCCGATGCGGCGCGCCGGCACGGAGAGGAGGCCGGCGAGACCGAGCAGCCCGAGCATGACGAGGGCGTGCGAGATCTTCCAGCCGAGGCCGAGCAGGAGCAGCCACGCGACCAGGAGGATATCGCGCCTCGCTCGCTTCGGTCCGAACACCCAGGCGAGGAGCAGGAACAGGGCGGCCGAGGCGGCGCGGTTATAGACACCGTTGGAGTTGAGGTCGGGGATCGGCTCCGGCTCGACGACGTAGGGCACGAGCGCCATCAGCCCGACCGCGGCGACGAGCAAGCCGGCGTGCCACCGCGACGGCTGCCGCGCGGCGAGCGCCAGGACCGCCGGCAGGAGCAGCAGCCAGGACGTGACCTGGAGGGCGGCGAAGGGAGCGGCCAGCGTTTCGAGCTTCAACGCGACCCAGGCCTGGACCAGGACGAGACCGCCGAACGGCACCATGAAGTCGCGATGCGGCCATTGGCCGTGATCGATCCGATAGGCGCCGTCGAGCAGGGCCGTGACGTCCTGGGCGTAGCGGCCGGTCGGGACGCCCGGCAGTCGCGCGAGGATGACGATGAGGATCAGGGTGACGCCGACGACGAACAGCGGCAGGATCGCACCCCGGGACGGCGAAGCCGAGTCTTGCGCCGGCGGGCCAACGAGTCCGTCTCTCATGGCAACAATCTAACGCCGTGCAGTCAGTCAACGATCGACTAACCTGATCGCGTCTAAAAAAACATGAACGCGACTTCCCTAGAGGCATTTCAGACGAAGGGGCGGCGCGGGCGGGCGCGAGCGGGTCGTCGACCCGCGAGACCGAGCCTTGGCAAGCCTCGCCCCAGCGTCGCGGTGACGGCAGGCGAACTCGAGTGCGTCCCGAATGCGGCGCGGTCGCGCCGATCTCACAACGTCGCCAGCACACCCCCGTCGACGTAGAGGATCTGCCCGTTGACGAAATCCGACGCGGACGAGGCGAGGAAGATCGCCGCCCCCTGCAACTCCTCCACCCGGCCCCAGCGCCCGGCCGGGGTGCGGTTCTTCAGCCAGGCGTCGAATTCGGGATTCTCGATCAGGGCCTGGTTCAGCGGCGTGGCGAAGTAGCCCGGGCCGATGCCGTTCACCTGCAGGCCGTGGCGGGCCCAGTCGGTGCACATGCCTTTGGTCAGGTTCTTCACCGCGCCCTTCGAGGCGGTGTAGGGGGCGATGGAGTAGCGCGCCGCCTCGCTCTGCAGGCTGGCGATGTTGATGATCTTGCCGCGCTTGCGCGCGATCATGTGCCGGGCGACCGCCTGGCCGACATAGAACACGCTGTCGAGGTTGATCCGCATCAGCTCGTGCCAGGTCTCGACGGGGTAGTCCTCGAGCGGCGCGCGGCGCTGGATGCCGGCATTGTTGACGAGAATGTCGAGGGGGCCGATCTCGGCCTCGATCCGGTCGACGCCCGCCTTCACGGCGGCGGCGTCCGACACGTCGAAGGCCGCCGCCTCCGTGGCGATGCCCTCGGCCCGCAGCTCGGCCACAGCGCCGTCGAGCTTCGCCGCGTCGCGGCCGTTGAGCACGATCGCCGCCCCGGCGCGGCCGAGGCCGAGGGCCAGCGACAGGCCGATGCCCTGGCTGGAGCCGGTCACCAGGGCCCGTCGGCCCGACAGATCGAACAAGGCGGTCGACACCGGCGCTTCCTCCCCTGATGCGCGCCCGGTTCCGGCGGCCGGCGAGGCCACGCCTGCGATTGCGCTTGTGCCGTCAGGGAAGCATGGTACCGATACCAGCGCAAGCGGCATCTCGGCGCCGGGGATTCGCGCGGGATGATTCGCGCAGGCCCGGGAGCCGCACCGGGAGGAGACCGACGTCATGACGCTCGCCGCGCGCATCCACGCCGCCAAGGACCTGCGGGTCGAGGCGATCTCGCTCCGCGAGCCGGAGGCGGACGAGGTCGTGGTCGCGCTCGGCGCCGGCGGCATCTGCGGCTCGGACCTGTCCTATTACGGCAAGGGCCGGGTCGGCGACTTCTCGTTGCGCGAGCCGATGGTGCTCGGCCACGAGGTCGCCGGCACGGTGGAGCGCGTGGGCGCCGCCGTCACGAGCGTGAAGCCCGGCGACCGGGTCGCGGTCGATCCGAGCCGGCCCTGCCTCTCCTGCGACTATTGCCGCGCCGGCCGCTCGAACCTGTGCCGCAACATGCGCTTCTTCGGCTCGGCGGCGATCTATCCGCATGTCCAGGGCGGCTTCAGCGAGCTCTTCCTCGCCCGGGCCGACCAGTGCGTGGTGGTGCCGGATGCGATGCCGATGCGGGTCGCGGCCTGCGGAGAGCCCCTGGCGGTGGCGCTCCACGGCGTGCGGCGGGCGGGCGAGCTTCTGGGCCGCCACGTCCTCATCGCCGGGGCCGGGCCGATCGGCCTCCTGTGCCTGATGGCGGCGAAGCTCGCCGGCGCCCGCCGGATCGTCTGCACCGACCTGTCCGATGCGCCACTTGGCATCGCCCGGGAGATCGGCGCCGCCGAGACCATCAACGTCGGCACGCAGCCGGAGCGGCTGGCCTCCTACGAGGCCGACAAGGGCACCTTCGACGTCGCCCTCGAAGCCACCGGCTCGCCCGCGGCCCTCGCCTCGCTCTTCCGGGTGGTGCGGCCCGGCGGCCGGGTGGTGCAGCTCGGCATGATGCCGCCGGGCGACGTCCCGGTGCCGGCCAACATGCTGATGGCCCGCGAGATCGACTTCATCGGCGCCTTCCGCTTCCACGAGGAGTACCGCACCGCCATCGCCCTGCTGGCCGCCGGCCGGATCGATGTCGGGCCGATCCTCTCCGCCGAGATGCCGATGGCCCGGGCCGACGAAGCCTTTGCCCTCGCCGCCGACCGCAGCCGGGCGATCAAGGTCCACCTCGCTTTCTAGGCTTTTCATGGCCGAGGATCGGGGCCCGATCCGCCGGGCGCCGACGATGCGCGACGTGTCGCGCCTCGCCGGCGTCTCGCCGATGACGGTCTCGCGGACGCTCGCCGATCCCGCCCGCGTCTCGGAGGAGGCGCGGGCCCGGGTGCTCGCGGCGGTGGACCGGCTCGGCTACGTGCCGGATCGGGGGGCGGGAGGCCTGTCGTCGCGGCGCACCGGCTTCGTCGCCCTGATCGTCCCGTCGCTGACCAACCCGAACTTCGCCGACACCGCCGCCGGCCTCACGGCCGCGATGCGCCCGCACGGCTACCAGCCCCTGATCGGCGTCACCGGCTACTCGGTGGCCGAGGAGGAGGTGGTGCTGCGCGCGATGCTGTCGCGCCGCCCGGACGCGATCGTCGTGTCGGGCATGCACCGCTCCGCCGCCGCCCGGGACCTGCTGGCCCGCGCCGGCGTGCCGGTGGTGGAGATCTGGGACCGGCCCGAGGCGCCGGTCGACCGGGCGGTGGGCTTCTCCAATCACGAGGCCGGCCGGCTCGCCGCCCGGACCCTGATCGGCCTCGGCGCCACCCGCATCGCCGGGCTCGGTCCGGAGCGGACCGGCGAGGCCCGGGACTTCCGCGGCGAGGAGCGCCTGCGCGGCCTGCGCGATGCGCTGCGCGAGGCTGGTCTTCCGGACGACCTCATCCTGCATCACGGCCGGGCGGCGGGGACCTTCGCGCATGGCGCCGAGGCGATGGCCGCATTGCTGGCCCGCGGCGGCGCGGAAGCGGTCTTCCTCGTCTCCGACATCTCGGCCTTCGGCGCCCTGACGGAGTGCCAGCGGCGCGGCATCCGGGTGCCGCAGGACGTCCGGATCCTCGGCTTCGGCGATGTCGAGATCGGCCGCCACTGCATCCCGCGGCTCTCGACCATCGCGGTCGATGCCGGCGAGATCGGGCGGCGGACAGGTGCGCTGCTGATCGACCTCCTCGACGGCGAGGCGAGGGAGCCGGCGGTGGTCGATCTGGGGTTCCGGCTCGTCCTGCGGGAGAGCACCGGTTAGGCAATCCCGGTCCAGGGAGAGCCGCCCGACAAAGATTCGTTAGGATTTGACCGATAGGGTCAACCCGGTCGAAAGAATCGAGCCGCCCGGCGGAGGCGACGTGACGCCGCCTCCGGATCGTTCGGCGAGCCCCGAAACCAGACCTACCGGAAACCCACGGCCTTGCGGTCGCGCTTGCGTTCGGCGGCGGGCTGGTAGGCGATGCGGCTGTGGTGGGTGCAATAGGGCAGGCCGGTGATCGCACGGTCGCCGCAGAAGCGGAAATCCGGCGTGGACGGGTCGCCCATCGGCCAGCGGCACATGAATTCCCGCAGCTCCATGATGGTGACGCGGGCGCTCTCCGGCAGCGCGACCTCCGTACAGGGCGGTGCGGCCTGAACCAGGGCGAGGGCCGGCGGCGCGGGGGCCAGCACGGACGGCGTCTCGGCCACGGGAGCGGACTCGGCCTCGCTCCGAGGCCGGCGGCCGACGGCCGGCGCGGCGCCGTTGCTCTTCAGCACGCGCCCGGCCAGGCCGAGGCGGTGGACCTTGCCGATGACCGCATTGCGGGAGACGCCGCCGATCTCGGCGGCGATCTGGCTGGCGCTGCGGCCGTCGCTCCACAGCCGCTTGAGAAGTTCGACGCGTTCCTTCGTCCAGCTCGGACCCGCATCTGCCATCGCCGCCTCCAATCCCCCGACATCACCCATGGGATCGGCACGCAGCCGCGACGGGCGGCCGTTCGACCGCGCGTTGACTCCGTCCGATCCTGCTGGTGATCGCCGCCACGCCCTGAGCGGTGGCGACGGGGGTGAACCTACAGGACGCCCTAACACCCGCGCAAGAGTCCGCCCCCCGCCGAGGCTGTTTTTCCCACGCGGGCGGGCGGCCTCCGGGACCTGGCCGAGTTGCGCGGCCGGTCCGCCGAACGACCCGGCGGGGCCGGATGGCGAGCCTGGATCATCGTTGTCTGCCAATGGTTTGCCCGAATACCGGCGCGCGTCCGGCATACCGGGGTACCGCATCTTGGCAGGTCCCGGCGCCGCCACGGCGTATAACAATCTTAGGTTGTATATACGGTCGTCGACAAGCGTGGCCGTCGTGCCACGGCCCGGACAGGGCCGCCGGCGATCGGCCGGGGCCGGAACGTTGCCGGGCGCCCGGGCGGGTCCTATCTTGAGAGAACCACCAGGGCCGACGCCAGCACCGACGGCCGCTCCGGGAGACCTCATGCGATCACTCCTCGCGTGCGTCCTGCTCGCGCTCTCGTCGCCCGTTCTGGCGGCGGAGGCGGTGCACCTCGCGCCTCATCGTGCCGTCTACGACCTGTCTCTGTCCGGCAGTTCCGGCACCCGCGCGGTCGAGAGCGCCCGCGGCCGGATCGTGTTCGATTTCTCCGGCGATGCCTGCAAGGGCTTCGCCCTGCAATACCGGCAGGTGACGGTGCTGGAGAGCTCGGAGAGCGGCACCCGCACCTCCGACCTGCGCAACACCACCTTCGAGAGCGGCGACGGGCGCAGCTTCCGCTTCCGCACCCAGTCCGACCTCAACGGCAAGGCGGCGGCCCCGGTCGACGGCAATGCCGAGCGCGGCGACAAGGGCCTCGACATCACCCTCAAGCAGCCCAAGCGCGGCGAGATGGCGGTGCCGGGCGAGGTGCTGTTCCCGGCTGCCCATATGCGGCGGCTGATCGAGGCCGCCCGGGCCGGGCAATCCACCGTCGCCGTGAAGGTGTTCGACGGCTCGGATGACGGCCGCAAGGTCTACGACACCCTGGCGGTGATCGGCCCGCAGCGCGCCCCCGCAAAGCCCGACGCATCATCCGATCTCCGCCCGCCCGATGCGCCGAAACCCGCCGCCGCCCCGGTCGAGGCGCCCCTGCGCGAGGGCGCGATGGCGTCGATGCCGCACTGGCCCGTGACCCTGAGCTACTTCTCGCCGGGGGAGGGGGAGCGGACCCCGGTCTATGTGCTGGCCTTCGACCTCTACGAGAACGGCGTCAGCGGCACGCTGCGCC
Protein-coding regions in this window:
- a CDS encoding L-idonate 5-dehydrogenase, translating into MTLAARIHAAKDLRVEAISLREPEADEVVVALGAGGICGSDLSYYGKGRVGDFSLREPMVLGHEVAGTVERVGAAVTSVKPGDRVAVDPSRPCLSCDYCRAGRSNLCRNMRFFGSAAIYPHVQGGFSELFLARADQCVVVPDAMPMRVAACGEPLAVALHGVRRAGELLGRHVLIAGAGPIGLLCLMAAKLAGARRIVCTDLSDAPLGIAREIGAAETINVGTQPERLASYEADKGTFDVALEATGSPAALASLFRVVRPGGRVVQLGMMPPGDVPVPANMLMAREIDFIGAFRFHEEYRTAIALLAAGRIDVGPILSAEMPMARADEAFALAADRSRAIKVHLAF
- a CDS encoding cell envelope integrity EipB family protein, which translates into the protein MRSLLACVLLALSSPVLAAEAVHLAPHRAVYDLSLSGSSGTRAVESARGRIVFDFSGDACKGFALQYRQVTVLESSESGTRTSDLRNTTFESGDGRSFRFRTQSDLNGKAAAPVDGNAERGDKGLDITLKQPKRGEMAVPGEVLFPAAHMRRLIEAARAGQSTVAVKVFDGSDDGRKVYDTLAVIGPQRAPAKPDASSDLRPPDAPKPAAAPVEAPLREGAMASMPHWPVTLSYFSPGEGERTPVYVLAFDLYENGVSGTLRLDYGEFSLKGELSRIDLTPESKDCK
- a CDS encoding SDR family oxidoreductase, which encodes MSTALFDLSGRRALVTGSSQGIGLSLALGLGRAGAAIVLNGRDAAKLDGAVAELRAEGIATEAAAFDVSDAAAVKAGVDRIEAEIGPLDILVNNAGIQRRAPLEDYPVETWHELMRINLDSVFYVGQAVARHMIARKRGKIINIASLQSEAARYSIAPYTASKGAVKNLTKGMCTDWARHGLQVNGIGPGYFATPLNQALIENPEFDAWLKNRTPAGRWGRVEELQGAAIFLASSASDFVNGQILYVDGGVLATL
- a CDS encoding LacI family DNA-binding transcriptional regulator, translating into MRDVSRLAGVSPMTVSRTLADPARVSEEARARVLAAVDRLGYVPDRGAGGLSSRRTGFVALIVPSLTNPNFADTAAGLTAAMRPHGYQPLIGVTGYSVAEEEVVLRAMLSRRPDAIVVSGMHRSAAARDLLARAGVPVVEIWDRPEAPVDRAVGFSNHEAGRLAARTLIGLGATRIAGLGPERTGEARDFRGEERLRGLRDALREAGLPDDLILHHGRAAGTFAHGAEAMAALLARGGAEAVFLVSDISAFGALTECQRRGIRVPQDVRILGFGDVEIGRHCIPRLSTIAVDAGEIGRRTGALLIDLLDGEAREPAVVDLGFRLVLRESTG
- a CDS encoding GcrA family cell cycle regulator, translating into MADAGPSWTKERVELLKRLWSDGRSASQIAAEIGGVSRNAVIGKVHRLGLAGRVLKSNGAAPAVGRRPRSEAESAPVAETPSVLAPAPPALALVQAAPPCTEVALPESARVTIMELREFMCRWPMGDPSTPDFRFCGDRAITGLPYCTHHSRIAYQPAAERKRDRKAVGFR